The Paramisgurnus dabryanus chromosome 6, PD_genome_1.1, whole genome shotgun sequence genome has a window encoding:
- the LOC135747275 gene encoding somatostatin receptor type 5 produces MPAIVNLLFNTVSTNTTISFSLVLPLVSIVSLLVGVGGHLLVWLVLMRNPRRRSKPSSVLLLNLSFADLCALLTLPCVLLSASSQNWQLGGEVCVLLSFMTSLTAGVDIFSLAALSVLRYRIVAPSTRPPATPAQVAGTVAVIWLVSIAMALPKVTYIQFDSGCTWSVGRGHWLGFLVPAFLVYYVAPLLCIALHCGLIITHLYRCRGTLAADHRNKKATALLIGSTLVFAISWLPYYILEFVNVLSPSLHSVSSPVDWPVSPASPLESSTEVSLLWEVTSLSAILLICLAPCWNPPLYFLLSKPALRQLRALLPKMHKRWRAATFLQHVVPKHAPTQPHSQPGSQHAAQMLPVTQAQ; encoded by the exons ATGCCTGCCATTGTCAACCTGCTCTTCAATACAGTGTCCACCAACACCACCATCTCCTTCTCCCTGGTGCTGCCTCTGGTCAGCATCGTCTCTCTGTTGGTGGGGGTTGGAGGTCATCTGCTCGTGTGGTTGGTTTTAATGCGTAACCCACGGAGACGTTCCAAGCCCAGTTCGGTCCTCCTGTTAAACCTGAGTTTTGCTGATCTGTGCGCTTTACTCACCCTGCCCTGTGTGCTGCTGAGTGCCAGCTCTCAGAACTGGCAGCTGGGCGGAGAAGTTTGCGTGCTGTTGAGTTTCATGACCTCTCTGACCGCCGGGGTGGACATCTTCAGCCTGGCTGCGCTCTCGGTGCTGCGTTACCGGATAGTTGCACCGTCGACCCGGCCCCCTGCAACCCCTGCACAGGT AGCTGGCACAGTCGCTGTTATCTGGCTGGTTTCCATCGCCATGGCTCTACCTAAGGTCACCTACATCCAGTTTGACAGTGGCTGCACTTGGTCGGTGGGGCGTGGTCACTGGCTAGGCTTCCTTGTTCCTGCCTTTCTGGTGTACTACGTTGCTCCTTTACTTTGCATCGCCCTGCACTGCGGCCTCATCATCACACACCTGTACCGGTGCCGGGGCACGTTGGCCGCAGACCACCGCAACAAAAAAGCCACCGCACTTCTCATCGGCTCCACCTTGGTGTTTGCCATCAGCTGGCTGCCCTACTACATACTGGAGTTTGTGAACGTTTTGTCGCCATCCCTGCATTCCGTCAGCTCACCGGTCGATTGGCCCGTAAGCCCCGCCTCCCCATTGGAATCAAGTACGGAGGTGTCACTGCTCTGGGAGGTGACTTCGCTGTCTGCCATTCTTCTGATTTGTCTGGCACCTTGCTGGAACCCGCCGCTCTACTTCCTGCTATCTAAGCCGGCCCTGAGGCAACTGAGAGCGCTGCTACCCAAAATGCACAAGCGCTGGAGAGCTGCTACCTTCTTACAGCACGTAGTGCCAAAACATGCTCCCACACAACCCCACTCACAGCCTGGGTCTCAACACGCTGCGCAGATGCTCCCAGTAACACAAGCGCAATGA
- the rem2 gene encoding GTP-binding protein REM 2, with protein MSDQDFGLTLSTAPQLRRGSTPLPIKHQLKREEAVSEDYDWTPGLDVCATPQISISDAQDSPPTKPPQQKYFGPLRIVLLGQNGVGKSSLALSLAGLSDRSLSVDSETHAADEGYQRRVTVDDEDSTILVYDNWKQDLSTLQCEVCILVFSLTDRRTFHRIAQLRLLLRETLPHTPIILVGNKSDLVRSREITVEEAHSSAMHFGCLYLELSVSLDHHTNELLEAAVRAARGHSLGPGWTEGSPTAARRQSLTSRAKRFLSGLVPRSHLGRERDVARDLSRHRGSRMLRQKSRSCHDLSALM; from the exons ATGTCGGACCAG GATTTTGGCTTAACTCTATCGACTGCTCCACAGCTACGCAGGGGCAGCACGCCCTTGCCAATCAAGCATCAGTTAAAGCGAGAAGAGGCAGTGTCCGAGGACTACGATTGGACACCGGGGCTCGACGTGTGTGCGACTCCACAAATCAGTATCAGCGATGCCCAAGATTCTCCTCCGACAAAACCACCACAGCAAAAGTACTTCGGGCCCCTTCGGATAGTACTGCTGGGTCAAAATGGTGTCGGCAAATCGTCTCTAGCACTTTCTCTTGCTGGACTGTCGGACAGATCACTCTCGGTAGACTCGGAAACCCACGCAGCCG ATGAGGGTTACCAAAGACGAGTTACCGTGGATGATGAGGACAGCACAATTTTAGTATATGACAATTGGAAACAG GACCTGTCCACTCTGCAATGCGAGGTGTGCATCCTGGTGTTCTCATTGACGGACAGGCGCACTTTCCACAGGATCGCCCAGCTCCGCCTTCTGTTGAGGGAGACGTTGCCGCACACCCCCATTATTCTGGTGGGCAACAAGAGCGACCTTGTGCGGTCCCGAGAGATCACCGTAGAAG AGGCACATTCTAGTGCAATGCATTTTGGATGCCTCTATCTGGAACTCTCCGTCTCGCTTGACCACCACACTAATGAACTGCTGGAGGCGGCTGTGAGAGCGGCTCGGGGCCACAGCCTGGGTCCCGGGTGGACGGAGGGGTCCCCCACGGCGGCTCGTAGGCAGAGTTTGACCAGCAGGGCCAAGCGCTTCCTGTCTGGGCTGGTTCCACGCTCCCACCTCGGCCGAGAAAGGGATGTGGCCAGAGACCTCAGCCGACACAGAGGAAGTCGAATGCTCAGGCAGAAGTCACGTTCCTGTCACGACCTCAGTGCTCTGatgtaa